A single window of Colletotrichum destructivum chromosome 9, complete sequence DNA harbors:
- a CDS encoding Putative R3H domain, SUZ domain, R3H domain superfamily protein, with product MATAHMSSDVPKPSFAKVAASASKDNLPVTTVRRVTASAQNRPEQASSAGTAPVPTLVANGADSRPPPAMDSTKPAPTAAKREPALPKKTDATDLVVDGLKDLNIGQRTPSLVVNGTGSSFTERSKSVAKDGSDDSQKADSSSELGTKPPSLDGKSITSGTTFALDEKESLRPDDSASVKAAAAEDDDSFSFRGPNLPSSRMGSDIAARARGIIQLGDMPDRRLAQPISGSLSQGMITPQSASSDQPPMPPANALSATLPDSANLLNTIYGQAPDEKLLEAMASPKDRLFLLRLEAELIKFVQNSKEPYMDFPPSNSFCRMLTHKLADYYRMTHQYEARVGSVRIFRTPYARVPESLASIAAPETNAETPPPPAVLPRKIMRRGEEGEFGPNSASPSKATSETGSDSKDKSAAANQKLSREQREEAYKQARERIFGNSEKTGESTPDNEGENGVSRASSVSARDKTQNGKRGKMGKQRRDDSDSFDSRHNYTPYWGPQQQTWMPQPQYVPVSNQYGAPVQQQPQQQQPQQSYPNQIQAPYNTTPTQTFAPMMPNAGYNASYPNMPPYPSQQPNQARFQPPANPSNYGGAGPVPPQQQQGWQQGFGPAPVPMTPPSAANATAYTPRGMSAPPGQGTVPYMYGQLPANINPNDPKSQHPIPGSYNRHAFNPKTQSFVPGGGMAPMQPPQPPFSAPGSHHGSPQIGSPHLAYAGYQQPGPPAPYGYGMARQGSNNSIPSYHPPPPQHPHHLNPLPQAPGSHTPQHPPQHLPQNPSPHIPNKPVIPQGPAGHTFSHLPHYGNPATLPQKPNMGV from the exons ATGGCTACTGCCCACATGTCATCCGACGTTCCTAAGCCCTCTTTCGCAAAG GTCGCTGCATCGGCATCAAAAGACAACCTACCTGTCACTACCGTGCGAAGAGTAACCGCGTCAGCTCAAAACCGCCCAGAGCAAGCCTCGTCCGCTGGCACCGCTCCTGTCCCTACACTCGTTGCAAACGGAGCCGACAGCCGCCCACCTCCGGCCATGGACTCCACGAAGCCTGCACCGACAGCCGCCAAGCGCGAGCCCGCCCTGCCTAAGAAGACCGATGCGACGGACCTTGTCGTAGATGGACTGAAGGATCTGAACATTGGACAACGAACACCAAGCCTCGTTGTGAACGGAACGGGGTCTTCCTTTACTGAGCGATCAAAATCTGTGGCCAAGGATGGTTCAGACGATTCTCAGAAGGCTGATTCCAGCTCCGAGCTTGGTACTAAGCCTCCCAGTCTGGATGGAAAGAGTATCACATCGGGAACAACCTTCGCGTTAGATGAAAAGGAATCACTGCGACCAGACGATAGCGCCAGCGTGAAAGCCGCGGCCGCTGAAGACGATGACTCGTTTTCCTTCCGAGGGCCGAACCTACCCAGTTCCAGGATGGGCTCCGACATAGCTGCGCGTGCGAGGGGTATCATTCAACTTGGGGACATGCCGGatcgccgcctcgcccagcCCATCTCCGGGTCTCTGAGTCAAGGCATGATTACACCGCAGAGCGCCTCTTCCGACCAGCCACCGATGCCCCCTGCCAATGCTTTGTCGGCCACTCTCCCCGATTCGGCCAATCTCTTGAACACCATCTACGGACAAGCGCCAGACGAGAAACTGTTGGAGGCTATGGCCTCTCCGAAGGACAGGCTATTCTTGTTGCGACTTGAGGCTGAGTTGATCAAGTTTGTTCAGAATTCCAA GGAGCCGTACATGGACTTTCCTCCATCCAATTCCTTCTGTAGAATGCTCACCCACAAGCTGGCCGATTATTACCGGATGACACATCAGTATGAAGCTCGTGTTGGATCTGTGCGCATATTCCGAACCCCGTACGCCAGGGTGCCCGAGTCGCTGGCTAGTATCGCTGCCCCGGAGACGAATGCTGAGACACCACCTCCGCCCGCGGTGCTGCCGCGAAAGATCATGCGAcgcggagaggagggagaatTCGGTCCCAATAGCGCTTCTCCATCTAAGGCTACGTCCGAGACCGGTAGTGACTCCAAGGACAAGTCGGCTGCTGCCAACCAGAA ATTGTCGAGGGAACAGCGGGAAGAGGCGTACAAGCAAGCCCGCGAGAGGATCTTTGGCAACTCTGAAAAGACGGGAGAATCAACACCCG ACAATGAAGGTGAAAATGGAGTTTCACGCGCCAGCTCAGTCTCTGCCCGAGATAAGACCCAAAATGGCAAACGGGGCAAAATGGGCAAACAGAGACGGGATGATTCCGACAGCTTCGACTCGAGACATAACTACACTCCCTACTGGGGCCCGCAGCAACAGACGTGGATGCCGCAGCCCCAGTACGTCCCTGTATCCAACCAGTATGGTGCTccagtgcagcagcagcctcagcagcaacagcctcAGCAGTCGTACCCCAACCAGATTCAAGCACCTTACAACACGACGCCAACTCAAACCTTTGCTCCCATGATGCCCAATGCGGGTTACAATGCGTCGTACCCCAACATGCCGCCG TACCCGTCACAGCAGCCGAACCAAGCACGGTTCCAGCCGCCTGCAAACCCCAGCAATTATGGGGGAGCTGGACCGGTTCCTccgcaacagcagcaaggcTGGCAGCAAGGCTttgggccggcgccggtgccaATGACTCCTCCCTCTGCGGCCAATGCGACCGCCTACACTCCGCGAGGCATGTCCGCCCCGCCCGGACAAGGCACGGTTCCGTACATGTACGGGCAGCTGCCGGCGAATATCAACCCAAACGATCCCAAGAGTCAGCATCCTATCCCCGGTAGCTACAATCGGCATGCTTTCAACCCCAAAACGCAGTCGTTTGTCCCTGGTGGTGGCATGGCCCCGATGCAGCCGCCACAACCACCGTTCAGCGCTCCTGGCTCTCACCATGGTAGTCCCCAGATTGGATCACCTCATCTGGCATACGCCGGCTACCAACAGCCAGGACCGCCGGCGCCTTACGGCTACGGTATGGCCCGGCAGGGGTCAAACAACTCGATTCCTTCATACCACCCTCCACCGCCTCAGCACCCTCATCACCTTAACCCTTTGCCCCAAGCACCGGGCTCTCATACGCCTCAACATCCGCCGCAACACCTCCCGCAAAACCCCTCTCCCCATATTCCCAACAAACCCGTCATCCCCCAGGGCCCAGCTGGACATACGTTCAGCCACCTGCCGCACTACGGCAACCCTGCTACTTTGCCACAGAAACCAAACATGGGTGTTTAG
- a CDS encoding Putative eukaryotic translation initiation factor 3 subunit F, MPN domain-containing protein, with translation MAVAETEKFLHLSRPIAPATIGIPGNIAPLTVNIQPQAILSILDHAVRRDIRDTQSTRVIGALVGVRSEDGTEVEVRSCFAIPHTENEDQVEVDVDYQKNMLALTLKANPRESLLGWYTTTHELNSFSALIQNFFASPETGTFPHPAVHLTISTDPTSDIEARCYISAPVAVNAERAAESCLFIQVPHKLMYGDAERSALEAISMAKDTEDRTAPVVSDIEGLARSIESGANLIERVSDWVNGILDEDEEPNQALGQYLMNALSLAPKVDPEQIEHDFNNHIQDVLMVSYLANTIRTQIDLSQRLAVANLTAGEKDGEGKATEGGEKGEQRGGGGRGGKRGGRGGGRGGGQRGEPREPREPREPREPTE, from the exons ATGGCTGTCGCCGAAACTGAGAAGTTCCTCCACCTCTCGCGGCCCATCGCGCCGGCCACGATTGGCATCCCAGGCAACATTGCCCCGCTCACCGTCAACATCCAACCCCAG GCTatcctctccatcctcgaCCATGCCGTGCGAAGAGACATCCGCGATACGCAATCAACCCGCGTTAtcggcgccctcgttggTGTCCGCTCCGAAGATGGCACCGAGGTCGAAGTGCGCTCCTGCTTCGCCATCCCTCACACCGAGAACGAGGATCAGGTCGAGGTGGACGTCGACTACCAGAAGAACATGCTGGCTCTCACCCTCAAGGCCAACCCGCGCGAGTCCCTCCTCGGCTGgtacaccaccacccacgAGCTCAACTCCTTCTCCGCCCTGATCCAGAACTTCTTCGCCTCCCCGGAGACCGGTACCTTCCCCCACCCCGCTGTCCACCTGACCATCAGCACCGACCCGACCTCCGACATCGAGGCCCGATGCTACATCTCTGCCCctgtcgccgtcaacgccgagCGTGCCGCCGAGAGCTGCCTCTTCATCCAGGTGCCCCACAAGCTCATgtacggcgacgccgagcgcagcgccctcgaggccatctcCATGGCCAAGGACACCGAGGACCGCACCGCCCCTGTCGTCTCCGACATTGAGGGCCTCGCCCGCTCCATCGAGTCCGGCGCCAACCTTATCGAGCGCGTCAGCGACTGGGTCaacggcatcctcgacgaggatgaggagcCCAACCAGGCCCTCGGCCAGTACCTCATGAACGCCCTCTCGCTCGCCCCCAAGGTCGACCCCGAGCAGATCGAACACGACTTCAACAACCACATCCAGGACGTCCTCATGGTCTCCTACCTGGCCAACACCATCCGCACCCAGATTGACCTGTCGCAACGGCTGGCTGTTGCCAACCTCACTGCCGGCGAGaaagacggcgagggcaaggctaccgagggcggcgagaagggcgagcaGCGGGGCGGTGGTGGACGTGGTGGCAAGCGTggcggacgcggcggcggacgcggcgGTGGCCAGAGGGGAGAGCCCAGAGAGCCCCGCGAGCCTCGCGAGCCGAGGGAACCCACCGAGTAA
- a CDS encoding Putative U3 small nucleolar RNA-associated protein — MGPRGRGRAGFRGGGGGGGRGGARGRGGGGGGRGRGRGGSRGGSRGGRPFGRASRFDSARVEEKESSDEDESGQDEMDSEIEEDSDVSMSEDEEETPQNTRPYLALLQGFTESSEPSAKRRKLESGKPESSAQAASESESDEEEEDEAEGMDVDRVEEAEDPAADLAEEDEQSDNEDDVDASDPFDNHFTTPDEDLTAKRVKAIQKKEWTFKRAMSKVSKAVVTYPQVECSDAPAIPSSISSLDDLKLKQKLRETASRKMATLTPLQQAIAPTIFNYNDVLYDNRNPQNSEGLRQLVCLHAVNHVFKTRDRVIKNNYRLAKEENSDLELRDQGFTRPKILFILPTRQSCLKIVNTIEELCAPDQRENRKRFEEAYTDEDVKFGDDKPADFRELFEGNDDDMFRIGMKFTRKTVKYFAQFYNSDILLASPLGLRMAIGAEEDKKKMDYDFLSSIEMVVVDQADAQLMQNWEHVEYIFEHMNLQPKDAHGCDFSRVRSWYLEDWAKYFRQTVVLSAFNTPEITELFRTQCYNWAGKIRFQADYAGVLTQLGLKARQTFSRFECRSIDKEPDARFDYFVSAILPSLIKRAKDSAGTLIFIPSYLDFVRVRNYFSTNPAVAALSFGTISEYADVPEASRARSHFLTGRHKVLLYTERAHHFRRYQLRGVQRVIMYSLPDNPIFYREIAGGYLAHSEQDLKLEPGQGTVRSVFSKYDVMKLERIVGTQRVGKMIQEKGDTFDFV; from the exons ATGGGTCCAAGAGGTAGAGGGCGTGCAGGAtttcgaggaggaggaggaggtggagggagaggcggcgCCAGAGGgcgtggcggcggagggggaggaagaggaagaggtaGAGGAGGAAGCAGAGGCGGAAGCAGAGGAGGCAGACCATTTGGTCGCGCATCCCGGTTTGACTCTGCCCGtgtggaggagaagga GTCATCAGATGAGGATGAGTCCGGACAGGATGAGATGGATTCTGAAATTGAGGAGGACTCTGACGTTTCCAtgtccgaggacgaggaagaaacCCCTCAAAACACGCGTCCGTATCTTGCACTTCTTCAGGGGTTCACAGAATCCTCGGAACCCAGTGCCAAGAGACGAAAGCTTGAAAGTGGCAAGCCTGAAAGCAGTGCCCAGGCGGCATCTGAGTCCGAATctgacgaggaagaagaggacgaagcgGAAGGGATGGACGTTGACAGAGTTGAGGAAGCAGAGGATCCGGCGGCCGATTtggccgaggaagatgagCAAAGCGACAACGAGGATGACGTCGACGCCTCAGATCCGTTCGATAACCACTTTACGACACCCGACGAAGACCTGACGGCGAAGAGAGTCAAGGCAATCCAAAAGAAAGAATGGACTTTCAAGCGCGCCATGTCAAAGGTCTCGAAAGCGGTTGTGACGTACCCGCAGGTGGAATGTTCAGACGCACCAGCAATCCCTTCGTCGATATCCAGCCTGGACGATCTCAAGCTGAAGCAAAAGCTGAGAGAAACAGCCTCCAGAAAGATGGCCACACTTACCCCCCTGCAGCAGGCCATCGCTCCTACGATTTTCAACTACAACGACGTTCTGTATGATAACCGAAACCCTCAAAACTCTGAAGGGTTACGGCAACTTGTGTGCTTGCATGCCGTCAACCACGTCTTTAA GACCCGGGACAGAGTCATCAAAAACAACTACAGGCTCGCGAAGGAGGAGAACTCGGACCTCGAGCTCAGAGACCAGGGATTCACTCGTCCTAagatcctcttcatcctgccGACAAGACAGTCCTGCCTGAAAATTGTCAACACGATCGAGGAGCTGTGCGCGCCGGACCAACGCGAGAACCGCAAACGCTTCGAGGAGGCGTACACCGATGAGGACGTCAAGTTCGGTGACGACAAGCCCGCCGACTTTCGTGAGCTCTTCGagggcaacgacgacgacatgttCCGCATTGGCATGAAGTTCACGCGCAAAACGGTCAAGTACTTCGCGCAGTTCTACAACTCGGATATCCTCCTCGCTAGTCCACTGGGTCTCCGCATGGCCAtaggcgccgaggaggacaagaagaagatggactACGACTTCCTCAGCTCTATTgagatggtcgtcgtcgaccaggccGACGCGCAGCTCATGCAGAACTGGGAGCACGTCGAGTACATCTTCGAGCACATGAACCTCCAGCCCAAGGACGCCCACGGTTGCGACTTCAGCCGCGTCCGCAGCTGGTATCTCGAGGACTGGGCAAAGTACTTCCGCCAGACTGTCGTTCTGTCGGCCTTCAACACGCCCGAAATCACCGAGCTCTTCCGCACGCAGTGCTACAACTGGGCCGGCAAAATCCGTTTCCAGGCCGACTATGCCGGCGTTCTCACGCAGCTGGGCCTCAAGGCCCGCCAGACCTTTTCCCGGTTCGAGTGCCGGTCCATCGACAAGGAGCCTGACGCGCGCTTCGACTActtcgtctcggccatcctACCCTCGCTCATCAAGCGGGCCAAGGACTCGGCCGGCACCCTCATCTTCATTCCCTCGTATCTCGACTTCGTCCGCGTGCGCAACTACTTCTCCACGAACCCGGCTGTCGCCGCGCTCTCCTTCGGCACCATCTCCGAGTACGCCGACGTGCCTGAGGCTTCACGCGCGCGCTCTCACTTCCTTACCGGCCGGCACAAGGTACTCCTGTATACGGAGCGCGCCCACCACTTCCGTCGCTACCAGCTGCGCGGCGTCCAGCGCGTCATCATGTATAGCCTGCCGGATAACCCCATCTTCTACCGCGAGATCGCGGGCGGCTATCTCGCCCACAGCGAGCAGGATCTCAAGCTGGAACCCGGCCAGGGCACTGTCCGCTCCGTCTTCTCAAAGTACGACGTCATGAAGCTGGAGCGCATCGTCGGTACGCAACGCGTGGGCAAGATGATCCAGGAGAAGGGCGACACATTTGACTTCGTGTGA
- a CDS encoding Putative large ribosomal subunit protein bL17 has protein sequence MAGGLVKYRHLSRNSSARQALLRGLVTSLVAHEHIQTTYAKAKEAQRLAEKLITYAKRDNEETRRKAQAILYTPHDLLPKLFGELRQRYTERPGGYTRVLRTEPRNTYDQAPSAILELVDGPRDARFMMTAKAVAFDKDSGKMHTEMTMKNVAKVTRYRKDGKTAFDDMVASFRTLKTRGKGKKGKKAVEKEAEA, from the exons ATggcgggcggcctcgtcaagtACAGGCATTTGAGCCGTAACTCGTCGGCgcgacaggccctcctccgcggcctcgtcacctccctcgtcgcccaCGAGCATATCCAGACCACCTACGCCAAGGCAAAGGAGGCCCAGCGCCTCGCCGAAAAGCTCATCACCTATGCGAAGCGGGACAATGAGGAGACGAGGCGGAAGGCCCAGGCTATTCTCTAC ACCCCCCACGATCTCCTCCCCAAGCTCTTCGGCGAGCTTCGCCAGCGCTATACCGAGCGCCCCGGCGGCTACACGCGCGTTCTGCGTACCGAGCCCCGCAACACCTACGACCAGGCGCCCTCAGCGAttctcgagcttgtcgatgGGCCCCGCGACGCCCGGTTCATGATGacggccaaggccgtcgccttcgacaAGGACTCGGGCAAGATGCACACGGAGATGACCATGAAGAACGTTGCCAAGGTCACAAGGTACCGtaaggacggcaagacggCCTTTGACGACATGGTCGCCAGCTTCCGGACTCTCAAGACCAggggcaagggcaagaagggcaagaaggccgtcgagaaggaggccgaggcgtgA
- a CDS encoding Putative MICOS complex subunit Mic12 protein: MGFTTGFTGGVTVTLGVAYLTVLAHQRNRERQSHILRSQTHVLSSLLEPQVRIPPPLTRSEQAVKDRETIVTTAKDRWNREVQNAVRWAQRTDWNEVREGLESGAARLWGGAIDKAGEAGQAVGDKAAPLARDASARGAAFAEDTADGARKEARSAWERAREKSLAAEEAARARAVEAKKFVDDKAAEVKAAVGEAVEKGRQQGEAVLVAAQQAVGVAEDKISVKADGKVLPAASPVQRALHQRYEKPSGLTKSVKEALAERYQRVDERDNTQLRGI, from the exons ATGGGCTTCACCACTGGATTC ACCGGCGGCGTGACCGTgaccctcggcgtcgcctaCCTGACGGTCCTCGCCCACCAGCGCAACCGCGAAAGGCAATCCCACATCCTCCGCTCGCAGACCCACGTCCTATCCTCCCTCCTTGAGCCCCAGGTCCGCATCCCCCCGCCCCTGACGCGCTCCGAGCAGGCCGTCAAGGACCGCGAGACCAtcgtcaccaccgccaaGGACCGCTGGAATCGCGAGGTCCAGAACGCCGTCCGGTGGGCGCAGCGGACCGACTGGAACGAGGTGCGCGAGGGGCTCGAGAGCGGCGCCGCCAGGCTCtggggcggcgccatcgacaaggccggcgaggcgggGCAGGCCGTCGGGGACAAGGCCGCGCCGCTGGCAAGGGACGCGTCCGCGAGgggcgccgccttcgcggAGGACACGGCCGACGGCGCGAGGAAGGAGGCGCGCAGCGCGTGGGAGCGCGCGAGGGAAAAGagccttgccgccgaggaggcggcgcgcgccagggccgtcgaggccaagaagtttgtcgacgacaaggccgccgaggtcaaggccgccgtgggcgaggccgtcgagaagggcaggcagcagggcgaggcggtgctcgtggcggcgcagcaggcggTGGGCGTGGCCGAGGACAAGATCAGCGTCAAGGCAGACGGCAAGGTGCTCcccgcggcgtcgccggtgCAGAGGGCGCTGCACCAGCGGTACGAGAAGCCGAGCGGGCTGACCAAGTCGGTCAaggaggccctcgccgagcggTACCAGCGAGTTGACGAGAGGGACAACACGCAGCTCAGGGGTATCTGA
- a CDS encoding Putative aldehyde dehydrogenase NAD(P)-dependent, aldehyde/histidinol dehydrogenase, whose amino-acid sequence MSLALDAKIPDFTHTSTDDIYRLTDTLRATFRSNKTKDLKYRAVQLRKLYWAIKDFTPQLCDALRKDLRKCKHEALLSEVEWCANDCLYMLKNLEKFAADEKCEDVPLTYAMLKPRIRKEPLGMILVIGAFNFPVQLTLIPIIGAIAAGCTAVLKPSESAPATAMVLTKIFETALDPKAYTVVNGAVEETQALLDVKWDKIMYTGSTAVGKIIAKKAAENLTPVTLELGGLNPAFITKHADVKLAARRLMWSKCLNAGQVCISQNYILADRAIVDDLIQGLNATLKEFFPSGAKNSPDFSRIVNKKSFQRIKKMIDETNGKIVMGGGLDEEKLFIEPTAILVDSMLDSVMKDESFGPVFAIMPYDSLDDAINIANQVYRTPLALFTFGNDQENQRILNEVTSGGATINDAFFHASIATVPFGGVGDSGTGNYRGRASFEAFTHRRSVAQTPSWMEKFIRVRYMPYSPKELARLQRMTADKPDFDRNGVQIRGLGYWVRFVVGLGASGAKGREGRENVSHTFHHLTSQCHVIFHTHTHTHTHTHKNTQTHPDSPGADLTYNITSLALCGFLYRKFSPPHSIMESMEEGFKKAWICTTHSLGAMLPGRCENGEKKSLEWTTSVIRTRLYGTVLYTKFHMFTQ is encoded by the exons ATGTCGCTCGCACTCGACGCAAAGATCCCCGACTTCACTCACACCTCCACCGACGACATTTACCGCCTCACAGACACCCTGCGCGCCACCTTCCGCTCCAACAAGACCAAGGACCTCAAGTACCGCGCCGTCCAGCTCCGGAAGCTCTACTGGGCCATCAAGGACTTCACCCCCCAGCTCTGCGATGCCCTGCGCAAAGACCTACGCAAGTGCAAGCATGAGGCCCTTCTCTCCGAAGTCGAATGGTGCGCCAACGACTGCCTCTACATGCTCAAGAACCTCGAAAagttcgccgccgacgagaagtGCGAGGACGTGCCCCTCACCTACGCCATGCTCAAGCCGCGCATTCGCAAGGAGCCCCTCGGCAtgatcctcgtcatcggcgccttCAACTTCCCCGTCCAGCTGACCctcatccccatcatcggcgccatcgccgccggctgcaCCGCCGTCCTGAAGCCCTCCGAAAGCGCCCCGGCCACCGCCATGGTCCTGACCAAGATCTTCGAGACTGCCCTCGACCCCAAGGCCTACaccgtcgtcaacggcgccgtcgaggagaccCAGGCCCTGCTCGACGTCAAGTGGGACAAGATCATGTAcaccggcagcaccgccgtcggcaagaTCATCGCCAAAAAGGCCGCCGAGAATCTCACCCCCGTCACccttgagctcggcggcctgaACCCGGCTTTCATCACCAAACACGCCGACGTcaagctcgccgcccgccgcctcatGTGGTCCAAGTGTCTCAACGCCGGCCAGGTCTGTATCTCCCAGAACTACATCCTGGCCGAccgcgccatcgtcgacgatcTTATCCAAGGCCTCAACGCCACCCTCAAGGAATTCTTCCCCAGTGGCGCTAAGAACAGCCCTGACTTCTCCCGCATCGTCAACAAGAAGTCCTTCCAGCGCATCAAGAAGATGATTGACGAGACCAACGGCAAGATTgtcatgggcggcggcctcgatgaggaAAAGCTCTTCATCGAGCccaccgccatcctcgtcgactctATGCTCGACTCCGTCATGAAGGATGAGTCCTTCGGTCCCGTTTTCGCCATCATGCCCTACGActccctcgacgacgccatcaacaTTGCGAACCAGGTCTACAGAACGCCCCTGGCCCTCTTCACTTTTGGCAACGACCAGGAGAACCAGAGGA TCCTCAACGAGGTGACCTCGGGCGGCGCCACCATCAACGACGCCTTCTTCCACGCCTCCATCGCTACCGTCCCCTTCGGCGGTGTTGGTGACTCGGGTACGGGCAACTACCGCGGCCGCGCCTCCTTCGAGGCCTTCACCCACCGCCGCTCTGTCGCCCAGACGCCCTCGTGGATGGAGAAGTTCATCCGCGTCCGCTACATGCCCTATTCCCCCAAGGAGCTCGCCCGTCTGCAGCGCATGACGGCCGATAAGCCCGACTTTGACCGCAACGGCGTGCAGATCCGTGGGCTTGGCTACTGGGTgcgcttcgtcgtcggcctcggcgccagTGGTGCCAAAG gaagagaggggagagagaatgTCTCACATACTTTCCATCACCTGACCTCCCAATGCCATGTCATCTtccatacacacacacacacacacacacacacacacaaaaacacacaaacacatcCCGATTCTCCAGGTGCGGATCTGACATACAACATCACATCACTTGCCCTGTGCGGTTTCCTTTATCGTAAGTTTAGCCCTCCCCACTCAATTATGGAATCTATGGAGGAGGGCTTCAAAAAAGCTTGGATTTGTACAACACACTCGCTAGGAGCAATGTTGCCCGGGCGGTGCGAAAACGGGGAGAAGAAATCTTTGGAATGGACAACGTCTGTGATTAGGACGCGCTTGTACGGTACTGTGTTATATACCAAGTTTCATATGTTCACGCAGTAG
- a CDS encoding Putative small ribosomal subunit protein mS35, with protein MATAGQALRLCVRSCRRISTTPRIAATRPFAQTQRRTFAASTTRRTPPNNEEGNDDDGRANFGPQEGLEEMIQRLKPEETKALDSLRKLDPSAQQMSLQAYLEREMGKDEANHEKLIDTLEWKKLVNDGRPLKTSFWYDEDDPTGPTEDLMDEFDEDDMMPMAHAKLDEIREHRQYHRIMAWEMPLLSKLVKPFEPPQDDQVLRFRYTTYMGEYHPAQRKVVVQFSPADLKLSPVQADKLRKLAGPRYNPETDTVKMSSDKYEHQAQNKRYLSDLVDTLIEAAKDPKDTFKDIPLDTRHHEFKNKPKFPKEWRMTEERRKELDEFRQRALEIDAGRTEDGRLVDGAQKIEAALAAPEQTNDKVAQLVGARGRGAGKQKAARR; from the exons ATGGCAACAGCAGGGCAAGCACTCCGACTCTGCGTTCGCAGCTGTCGCCGGATATCAACGACACcgcgcatcgccgccacGCGCCCGTTCGCCCAGACGCAACGACGAACATTCGCTGCGAGCACCACGAGGCGGACGCCGCCGAACAACGAGGAGGgcaacgatgacgacggtcGCGCCAATTTTGGCCCGCAGGAAGGGCTCGAGGAGATGATTCAGCGCCTCAAGCCCGAGGAGACCAAGGCGCTCGACAGCCTGAGAAAGCTCGACCCGTCGGCCCAGCAGATGTCGCTCCAGGCGTACCtcgagagggagatgggGAAGGACGAGGCGAACCACGAGAAGCTGATCGACACTCTTGAGTGGAAGAAGCTGGTGAACGACGGGAGACCGCTCAAGACATCGTTCTGgtacgatgaggacgacCCAACCGGGCCGACGGAGGACCTTATGGACGAgttcgacgaggatgacATGATGCCCATGGCGCACGCAAAGCTGGATGAGATTCGCGAGCACAGACAGTACCACCGCATCATGGCGTGGGAGATGCCGTTGCTGTCCA AGCTGGTCAAGCCCTTTGAGCCGCCCCAGGATGACCAGGTGCTTCGTTTCCGGTACACGACGTACATGGGCGAGTACCACCCGGCCCAGAGGAAGGTGGTGGTGCAGTTCTCGCCGGCCGACCTCAAGCTCTCGCCGGTGCAGGCAGACAAGCTCCGGAAGCTGGCTGGACCGCGGTACAACCCGGAGACGGACACGGTCAAGATGAGCTCCGACAAGTACGAGCACCAGGCGCAGAACAAGCGCTATCTGTCGGATTTGGTGGACACGCTGATCGAGGCGGCCAAG GACCCCAAAGACACGTTCAAGGACATCCCGCTCGACACGCGGCACCACGAGTTCAAGAACAAGCCCAAATTCCCCAAGGAGTGGCGCATGACGGAGGAGCGCcgcaaggagctcgacgagtTCCGGCAGCGGGCGCTCGAGATTGACGCGGGCAGGACGGAGGACGGGCGCctggtcgacggcgcgcAGAAGATTGAGGCGGCTCTTGCGGCGCCTGAGCAGACGAACGACAAGGTGGCCCAGCTGGTGGGCGCGCGGGGCCGAGGCGCGGGCAAGCAGAAGGCCGCACGTCGGTAA